A DNA window from Megalobrama amblycephala isolate DHTTF-2021 linkage group LG11, ASM1881202v1, whole genome shotgun sequence contains the following coding sequences:
- the bmf2 gene encoding BCL2 modifying factor 2 has product MDDEEDEQLPQCCETPLRNKSSENRDAHRGAVNRHRRFEDRSTQTLSSVLNSVRDGDMAPFQGSGRDASSPCGSVDARTAFRAHCGPRGLASLTMASGAPGPRALFYGNAGFRAHFPALFEPVPDGVQNVEEREANEGRAEEKDDERDMRISVEIQIGRKLREMGDQFQQEHLQLFIHRGRLGLFQLVTSIYNFLFPQEGPQNARAQR; this is encoded by the exons ATGGATGATGAGGAGGACGAACAGCTTCCTCAGTGCTGTGAAACACCGCTAAGAAACAAGAGCTCAGAGAACAGAGACGCCCACCGTGGAGCGGTTAACAGACACAGGCGCTTTGAAGACAGATCCACGCAGACACTGAGCTCTGTCCTGAATTCAGTGAGAGACGGAGATATGGCACCGTTCCAGGGTTCAGGGAGAGACGCATCATCTCCCTGCGGATCTGTGGATGCCAGGACTGCATTCAGGGCTCACTGTGGACCCAGGGGCCTTGCTTCACTTACTATGGCCTCTGGGGCTCCAGGGCCAAGAGCACTTTTTTATG GAAATGCTGGATTTCGTGCACACTTCCCCGCGTTGTTCGAACCTGTCCCGGATGGCGTACAAAACGTCGAAGAAAGAGAGGCCAACGAAGGGAGAGCAGAAGAAAAAGACGACGAACGTGACATGAGAATTAGCGTGGAGATTCAGATTGGACGTAAATTGCGTGAAATGGGGGATCAGTTTCAGCAGGAACATCTTCAGCTG TTCATTCACAGGGGCCGGTTGGGTTTGTTCCAGTTAGTGACGTCAATCTACAACTTCCTTTTTCCTCAAGAAGGACCCCAAAATGCAAGAGCACAGAGATGA